The Scomber japonicus isolate fScoJap1 chromosome 9, fScoJap1.pri, whole genome shotgun sequence genome includes a region encoding these proteins:
- the bco2l gene encoding beta-carotene 15, 15-dioxygenase 2, like, with protein sequence MSKTTEPQTHSTSSRQRCPQAAGLEGIAPLVTSVQETPDPIPTTIRGTVPSWINGSFLRNGPGKFEFGQDRYTHWFDGMAMMHRFHICEGEVTYSSRFLRSDSYVQNSEKNRIVVSEFGTLAMPDPCKNIFARFFSRFQIPKATDNASVNFVKYKGDYYVSTETNYMRRINPQTLDTKEKVDWSQYIAVNSATAHPHYDREGATYNMGNSYGKGGFFYNIIRVPPPEEKGAKNDSADLNGAKVICSIRAAESRKPSYYHSFVMSENYIVFIEQPIKLDLLKFMLYRIQGKSFHKVMTWEPQYETIFHVVNRHTGKESEVRYSAAPMFTLHQINAFEDHGFLVMDMCCGDDGDVIGDFTLENLRRGSGEEMDKFYNSLCRNLPRRYVLPLTVDEQTPLDRNLVNLGSYKATAKKTKPGEVYMTHEELYDDELLQYGGLEFPQINYNQYNGRPYRYFYSCGFGHVFSDSLLKMDVHTKELKVWRYPGLFPSEPVFVASPNATEEDDGVVMSVIITPREERSTFLLVLDARTFTELGRAEVPVNIPYGTHGVFNEMG encoded by the exons ATGTCCAAGACCACAGAGCCCCAGACACACAGCA CATCCAGCAGGCAGCGATGCCCGCAGGCCGCTGGGCTGGAGGGCATAGCGCCTCTTGTGACCTCTGTACAGGAAACTCCTGATCCCATCCCCACCACCATCAGGGGAACAGTTCCATCCTGGATCAATGGGAGCTTCTTGAGGAATGGGCCTGGGAAGTTTGAGTTTGGGCAAGACAG ataCACCCACTGGTTTGACGGCATGGCCATGATGCACCGATTCCACATATGTGAGGGCGAAGTCACCTACAGCAGCCGCTTTCTGCGAAGCGACTCATACGTCCAAAACTCAGAGAAGAATCGCATCGTGGTGTCAGAGTTCGGGACGTTAGCCATGCCTGATCCATGCAAGAACATCTTTGCACGCTTCTTTTCACGCTTTCAGATTCCTA AGGCCACAGATAACGCCAGTGTGAACTTTGTCAAGTACAAAGGAGACTATTATGTCAGCACTGAAACCAACTACATGAGACGAATAAATCCACAAACTCTGGATACAAAGGAAAAA GTGGACTGGAGTCAGTACATTGCTGTCAACTCAGCTACAGCTCACCCACACTATGACCGTGAAGGGGCTACATACAACATGGGCAACTCCTACGGCAAAGGGG GTTTCTTCTACAACATCATCCGTGTGCCTCCTCCTGAAGAGAAGGGGGCAAAGAATGACTCTGCAGACCTGAATGGAGCTAAAGTGATCTGCTCCATCCGTGCAGCTGAATCCAGAAAACCTTCCTATTATCACAGCTTTG TCATGTCAGAGAACTACATTGTGTTCATTGAGCAGCCAATTAAGCTGGACCTGCTGAAGTTCATGCTGTACAGAATTCAGGGAAAGAGCTTTCACAAAGTCATGACCTGGGAGCCCCAGTATGAAACCATCTTCCACGTGGTCAACCGGCACACTGGCAAG GAGAGTGAAGTGAGATACAGTGCAGCGCCCATGTTCACACTACATCAGATCAATGCTTTTGAGGACCATGGCTTCTTGGTTATGGACATGTGCTGTGGTGACGATGGTGATGTCATCGGAGACTTCACACTCGAGAACCTCCGCAGAGGCTCGGGTGAGGAAATGGACAAG TTTTACAACTCATTGTGCAGAAACCTCCCAAGGAGATACGTCCTACCTTTGACTGTGGATGAGCAAACTCCTCTAGACAGAAACCTTGTCAACCTGGGTAGCTATAAAGCCACAGCAAAGAAGACAAAACCTGGAGAG GTTTACATGACCCATGAGGAGCTCTATGATGACGAGCTGTTGCAGTACGGTGGCCTCGAGTTCCCTCAGATCAACTACAACCAGTACAATGGTAGACCTTACCGCTATTTCTACTCCTGTGGCTTTGGACACGTCTTCAGTGACTCCCTGCTCAAGATGGATGTCCACACCAAGGAGCTTAAG GTGTGGCGTTATCCCGGCTTGTTCCCGTCTGAGCCTGTCTTTGTTGCTTCGCCCAATGCTACTGAGGAAGATGATGGAGTGGTCATGTCAGTTATCATCACACCCAGAGAA GAGAGAAGCACTTTCCTACTCGTTCTGGATGCCAGGACCTTCACTGAGCTGGGCAGAGCTGAAGTCCCTGTCAATATTCCGTATGGGACCCATGGTGTGTTTAACGAGATGGGCTAG
- the ela3l gene encoding elastase 3 like — MPASHAVMQAFNFNSRFQGQDVAMERNKAEASINMIPIVLVSVLIAGALGCGTPPIEPLTSRVVNGVDAKPHSWPWQISLQYERDGEWRHTCGGSLIAANWVMTAAHCINTKLSYRVFVGKYNLIEEEAGSKAILPEKIIVHEKWNPIFVAFGNDIAMIKLSESVTLSDQVQLACIPPADTLLSNLYPCYITGWGRLYTGGPIADKLQQALMPVADHATCSQPDWWGIAVRTTMVCAGGDGIVAGCNGDSGGPLNCKNAEGAWEVHGIASFVSGLGCNYEKKPTVFTRVSAFNDWIDQVMMNN, encoded by the exons ATGCCGGCTTCCCATGCTGTTATGCAAGCGTTTAATTTTAATTCCAGGTTCCAGGGACAAGATGTTGCCATGGAAAGGAATAAAG CAGAAGCATCAATCAACATGATCCCCATTGTGCTGGTCTCCGTACTCATTGCTGGCG CCCTTGGGTGTGGCACCCCACCCATTGAGCCCCTGACTTCCCGTGTGGTCAATGGAGTAGATGCCAAACCCCACAGCTGGCCCTGGCAG ATCTCTCTGCAGTATGAGAGGGACGGTGAATGGAGGCACACTTGTGGGGGATCACTGATTGCTGCCAACTGGGTCATGACTGCTGCTCACTGCATCAA cacCAAGCTCTCCTACAGGGTGTTTGTGGGCAAATACAACCTGATCGAGGAAGAGGCTGGCTCCAAGGCCATCCTGCCCGAGAAGATCATTGTCCATGAGAAATGGAACCCCATCTTTGTAGCCTTCGG TAACGACATTGCCATGATCAAGCTGTCAGAGTCTGTGACTTTGAGTGATCAGGTGCAGTTGGCATGTATCCCTCCTGCCGACACTTTGCTGTCCAACCTCTACCCCTGCTACATCACCGGATGGGGCAGGCTGTACA ctGGAGGCCCCATAGCTGATAAGCTGCAGCAGGCTTTGATGCCTGTGGCTGACCATGCCACCTGCTCCCAGCCTGACTGGTGGGGTATCGCTGTCAGGACCACCATGGTTTGTGCCGGTGGGGATGGAATCGTGGCTGGATGCAAC GGTGACTCCGGTGGCCCTCTTAACTGTAAGAATGCAGAGGGTGCCTGGGAGGTCCACGGCATTGCCAGCTTCGTCTCTGGCCTCGGCTGCAACTATGAGAAGAAACCCACTGTCTTTACTCGTGTCTCCGCTTTCAACGACTGGATCGACCAG GTTATGATGAACAactaa